From Chromohalobacter canadensis, one genomic window encodes:
- a CDS encoding low molecular weight protein-tyrosine-phosphatase: MFKRILVVCTGNICRSPVAAALLQRQYPDRMIATAGLGARVGEGVETHSRALAEAEKPELANALKAHKARQIDETMLREADLVLVMTERQRSAVGELLPSAFGKTMLFGRWLANPEISDPYGKSDEAFTHVHRQLVNAAEAWAGKL; encoded by the coding sequence ATGTTTAAACGTATTCTGGTGGTGTGTACGGGCAATATCTGTCGTAGCCCAGTGGCGGCGGCGCTGTTACAGCGGCAGTATCCTGATCGGATGATTGCCACGGCGGGCCTTGGCGCGCGTGTGGGAGAGGGCGTCGAGACGCATTCGCGCGCATTGGCGGAGGCCGAAAAGCCGGAGCTCGCCAATGCGCTCAAGGCGCATAAGGCACGCCAGATCGATGAAACGATGCTGCGCGAAGCGGACTTGGTCTTGGTAATGACGGAACGCCAACGTAGCGCGGTGGGGGAGCTGTTACCCTCGGCGTTCGGCAAGACCATGCTGTTCGGGCGTTGGCTGGCCAACCCGGAAATTTCCGACCCCTACGGCAAGAGCGATGAAGCGTTCACGCACGTGCATCGGCAATTGGTCAACGCGGCCGAGGCGTGGGCGGGGAAGTTGTAG
- a CDS encoding GNAT family N-acetyltransferase, with protein MCNETDESQEALGQDVIEVADIEPPVVINEHHDVDKFDCGRNSLNDFLKARGLKNTKRQATTTYVVCYAGMNQVAGYISLATGSVLREEAPKSMRRNMPTELPVIKLGRLAVDHPCQGTGLGKDLLAEAIERSLLAAGHVAARALVVDALDEDVAAFYKKHGFVENPDNPLMLFVSLKTRGE; from the coding sequence GTGTGTAATGAAACTGATGAATCGCAAGAAGCGCTGGGACAAGACGTAATCGAGGTGGCGGATATTGAGCCTCCCGTCGTTATCAATGAGCATCACGACGTCGATAAATTTGACTGTGGCCGTAACAGCCTCAACGATTTCTTGAAGGCTCGGGGCCTGAAAAACACCAAGCGCCAAGCCACGACGACATATGTCGTTTGTTACGCAGGAATGAACCAAGTGGCGGGCTATATCTCGTTGGCGACGGGGTCGGTGCTGCGGGAAGAAGCCCCCAAGAGCATGCGGCGCAACATGCCCACCGAACTCCCTGTCATCAAGCTGGGAAGACTGGCGGTAGACCATCCTTGCCAGGGGACGGGGCTCGGTAAGGACTTGCTGGCCGAGGCCATCGAGCGGTCCTTGCTCGCGGCTGGACATGTTGCAGCGCGTGCCCTGGTCGTTGACGCCCTCGACGAGGACGTGGCGGCTTTCTATAAGAAGCATGGCTTCGTCGAAAACCCTGACAATCCCCTGATGCTGTTCGTTTCGCTGAAGACTCGAGGCGAATGA
- a CDS encoding type II toxin-antitoxin system TacA family antitoxin, with protein sequence MSQVVEARTKLLPLNMRVESRKRALIDRAVAECGGDRTSFVLDAACRRAEEILMDRRMYVMDDRSFEAFERALETPIEENPCVMKLMNRKKRWDKT encoded by the coding sequence ATGAGCCAAGTTGTAGAGGCGCGCACTAAATTGTTGCCTCTCAATATGCGCGTTGAGAGTAGAAAACGCGCCCTCATCGACAGGGCCGTTGCAGAATGTGGCGGTGATCGAACCAGCTTCGTGCTGGATGCTGCATGCCGTCGAGCCGAGGAAATTCTAATGGATCGGCGCATGTATGTGATGGATGACCGCTCGTTTGAGGCCTTCGAGAGAGCACTAGAGACCCCTATCGAGGAAAATCCGTGTGTAATGAAACTGATGAATCGCAAGAAGCGCTGGGACAAGACGTAA
- a CDS encoding LysR family transcriptional regulator, whose amino-acid sequence MDIPHQRLVYFQVTIEAGSVRQAAARLDIAPSAVSRQISLIEEALGAPLLERSRQGVVPTPVGEMLLDYCRKRSALDDTFSEALDAYQRLETGHLSLTVGEGFVGDLLDTPLRTFTERYRGVRLDVNTGSTSDIIEAVVEDEAHIGLMYHERLHPQLRFWHSSCQPLVALMSPSHPLAAVEDGLSLAVLSEHPMALWRTGHGVRQLVDEGFREAGLGQHVTMQTNSLSVLLHAARSELTLTLLPAFAAARELQDGALVARAVDCERFRQAHAHIITRVGRRMPKAGLQLLRHLEHWMRAFNSRRGNGQ is encoded by the coding sequence ATGGATATTCCCCACCAACGGTTAGTGTATTTCCAGGTAACGATCGAGGCGGGCTCGGTACGTCAGGCGGCTGCGCGGCTGGACATTGCGCCGTCGGCGGTCAGTCGTCAGATTTCATTGATCGAGGAGGCCCTTGGCGCGCCGCTGCTGGAGCGTTCGCGGCAAGGCGTGGTGCCGACGCCGGTGGGGGAGATGCTGCTGGATTACTGCCGCAAACGCTCGGCACTCGATGATACCTTCAGTGAAGCGCTCGATGCTTACCAGCGCCTGGAAACCGGCCATCTCTCGCTGACGGTCGGGGAGGGATTCGTCGGGGATCTTCTCGATACGCCTTTGCGGACATTTACCGAACGTTATCGCGGGGTGCGTCTGGATGTGAATACGGGAAGTACCAGCGACATCATCGAGGCGGTTGTCGAAGATGAGGCCCATATTGGCTTGATGTACCACGAGCGGTTGCATCCGCAACTACGTTTCTGGCATTCCAGCTGTCAGCCGCTGGTGGCTTTGATGTCGCCATCGCACCCCTTGGCGGCTGTAGAGGATGGCCTGTCTCTCGCCGTACTAAGTGAGCATCCCATGGCGTTGTGGCGTACCGGCCACGGAGTTCGTCAGCTGGTCGACGAGGGCTTTCGCGAGGCGGGGCTGGGGCAGCACGTCACGATGCAGACCAACTCGCTTTCGGTGCTGCTGCATGCTGCCAGGTCGGAACTCACACTCACGCTGCTACCTGCCTTTGCGGCAGCCCGGGAGCTTCAAGATGGGGCGCTCGTAGCTCGTGCTGTTGACTGTGAGCGCTTTCGTCAGGCGCATGCGCATATCATTACCCGGGTCGGACGGCGTATGCCGAAGGCGGGCCTGCAGTTGCTGCGGCATCTCGAGCATTGGATGCGGGCCTTCAATTCACGTCGGGGGAATGGCCAGTAA
- a CDS encoding aldehyde dehydrogenase family protein, whose protein sequence is MNALNTTAVERLTELLATLGMQADTPLSNWIAGELAPGQGERIELLDPVTGLPLIEYRDAGAERVASAVEAATLAQQEWMSLTASERGRRMTAAAWALHGHEETLAQLESVVAGKPIRDCRGEVNKVREMFEYYAGWCDKQHGEVIPVPTSHLNYVRHVPYGVVGQITPWNAPMFTCAWQLAPAIAAGNGVVLKPSEMTPFSSVAIAMLMERSGLPKGLINIVNGVGPTTGAALTGHDGISKLVFVGSPESGRRIAQAGAERLVPSVLELGGKSANIVFDDARLDDAVAGAQAAIFAAAGQSCVAGSRLLVQREVFDVVCERLARAAGEISVGLPSDEATQMGPVQNAKQYQHITSMIEAARQHGARLLCGGQRPTGLPAEAEGYFLAPTVLADVTEEMAIAQEEVFGPVLVVMPFDSEEDAVRLANATRFGLAGAVWTQDPARAHRVAARLRAGTVWINSYKAINVMSPFGGFGDSGFGRSSGMEGLKEYTVAQSVWVETAPSASVAMGYGSGVG, encoded by the coding sequence ATGAACGCTCTCAATACCACGGCCGTCGAACGCCTCACCGAGCTGCTGGCCACGCTGGGCATGCAGGCCGACACGCCCCTGAGCAACTGGATCGCGGGGGAACTCGCACCCGGCCAGGGCGAGCGCATCGAACTGCTCGACCCCGTGACCGGGCTGCCGCTGATCGAGTATCGCGATGCCGGCGCCGAGCGGGTGGCCAGCGCCGTGGAAGCGGCCACCCTCGCCCAGCAGGAATGGATGTCGCTGACAGCCAGCGAGCGTGGACGGCGCATGACGGCGGCGGCCTGGGCGCTACACGGCCATGAAGAAACCCTCGCACAATTGGAAAGCGTGGTCGCGGGCAAGCCCATTCGCGACTGCCGGGGCGAGGTGAACAAGGTCCGCGAGATGTTCGAATACTATGCCGGCTGGTGCGACAAGCAGCACGGCGAAGTGATCCCGGTACCGACCTCGCACCTTAACTATGTGCGTCATGTGCCGTATGGCGTGGTCGGTCAGATCACGCCGTGGAACGCCCCCATGTTCACCTGTGCCTGGCAGCTGGCACCCGCGATTGCCGCCGGCAACGGGGTCGTGCTCAAGCCATCGGAAATGACGCCCTTCTCGTCAGTAGCCATCGCCATGCTGATGGAACGCAGCGGGTTGCCCAAGGGGCTGATCAACATCGTCAACGGCGTCGGCCCCACCACGGGCGCGGCACTCACCGGGCATGACGGCATCAGCAAGCTGGTGTTCGTCGGCTCTCCCGAGAGCGGCCGCCGCATCGCCCAGGCCGGCGCCGAGCGGCTGGTGCCCAGCGTGCTGGAGCTGGGCGGCAAGTCGGCCAATATCGTGTTCGACGACGCCCGGCTCGACGATGCCGTGGCCGGCGCACAGGCCGCGATCTTCGCCGCCGCCGGGCAGAGTTGCGTCGCAGGATCGCGCCTGCTGGTGCAGCGCGAGGTGTTCGATGTGGTCTGTGAGCGGCTGGCACGCGCCGCGGGAGAGATCAGCGTGGGGCTGCCCAGCGACGAGGCGACCCAGATGGGTCCGGTACAGAATGCCAAGCAGTACCAGCACATCACCTCGATGATCGAAGCGGCCCGGCAACACGGTGCTCGTCTCTTATGTGGCGGGCAACGCCCGACGGGATTGCCGGCGGAAGCCGAGGGCTATTTCCTGGCGCCTACGGTACTGGCGGATGTCACGGAAGAGATGGCGATCGCCCAAGAGGAAGTGTTCGGCCCGGTGCTGGTGGTCATGCCGTTCGATAGCGAAGAAGACGCCGTGCGGCTGGCCAATGCCACGCGCTTCGGCCTGGCCGGCGCCGTCTGGACCCAGGACCCGGCACGCGCTCATCGCGTCGCGGCGCGCTTGCGAGCAGGCACGGTGTGGATCAACAGCTACAAAGCGATCAATGTCATGTCGCCGTTCGGCGGCTTCGGCGACAGCGGTTTTGGGCGCTCCAGTGGCATGGAGGGACTCAAGGAATACACCGTGGCACAGAGCGTATGGGTGGAAACCGCCCCGTCCGCCAGTGTCGCCATGGGCTATGGCAGCGGCGTGGGATGA
- a CDS encoding NAD(P)-dependent oxidoreductase, whose amino-acid sequence MNKVGMNTDDMNIVVIGLGQMGGNMAMTLHAAGFTVTGTDVADAARDNLGARGLAVTPMDALPEADVYLLSLPTSAHVREVIEASPGLLQRAPKGSIIVDTSTSDPAVTRELAGKVVGAGLEWLDAPVSGGPSGAASGALGMLLGGEPATIERLVPMLEAMSARYTHVGPAGSGHVVKLANNYLCAAHLLTTAEAVTLAARAGVDPAACLAGLNSSSGRSAVSEVNFPKWILSDAFDSGFTTGLMRKDLRLARDAASDMGLPLELLERVVARWHDDSAGLPDAADFNRITDTILAQARTDTPFSNQEKTR is encoded by the coding sequence ATGAACAAAGTTGGCATGAACACAGATGACATGAACATCGTCGTGATCGGTTTAGGACAGATGGGCGGCAACATGGCGATGACCCTGCATGCCGCCGGTTTCACCGTCACGGGGACGGACGTCGCCGACGCGGCGCGGGACAACCTGGGGGCCCGCGGCCTGGCCGTCACGCCCATGGATGCCCTGCCCGAGGCTGACGTCTACCTGCTCTCGCTGCCCACCTCGGCCCATGTCCGCGAGGTCATCGAAGCCTCGCCCGGGCTCCTGCAGCGGGCCCCGAAGGGCAGCATCATCGTCGATACCTCGACCAGCGACCCGGCCGTCACCCGTGAGCTGGCCGGGAAGGTGGTCGGGGCCGGTCTCGAATGGCTCGATGCGCCGGTGAGCGGTGGCCCGTCGGGCGCGGCGTCCGGCGCCCTCGGCATGCTGCTGGGCGGGGAACCGGCCACCATCGAACGGCTCGTCCCCATGCTCGAGGCGATGTCGGCGCGCTATACCCACGTCGGCCCGGCGGGCAGCGGCCATGTGGTCAAGCTGGCCAACAACTATCTCTGCGCGGCCCATCTTCTGACCACGGCCGAGGCCGTGACCCTGGCGGCCCGCGCCGGCGTCGATCCGGCCGCCTGCCTGGCCGGGCTGAACAGTAGCTCCGGGCGCAGCGCCGTCAGCGAGGTCAACTTTCCCAAGTGGATTCTATCCGACGCCTTCGACTCGGGGTTCACCACCGGCCTGATGCGCAAGGACCTGCGCCTGGCACGCGATGCCGCCAGCGACATGGGGCTTCCGCTGGAACTGCTGGAACGGGTCGTGGCGCGCTGGCATGACGACTCGGCCGGCCTGCCCGACGCTGCCGACTTCAACCGCATCACCGACACCATCCTGGCCCAGGCACGAACGGATACCCCCTTCTCGAATCAGGAGAAAACGCGATGA
- a CDS encoding M20 aminoacylase family protein, protein MTTVTPTLLSEWRHEFHRQPETAFEEQRTSARIVEILEDAGIEKITGLGGGTGVVAWVDGRHGGERAIGLRADIDALDVLEANDVDHASKTPGKMHACGHDGHTTMLLGAAYALAEAPDFAGRVYFIFQPAEENEGGGRVMVEEGLFTRFPMEAVYGVHNWPGLSVGEAAVHDTAVMAAFDIFRVKLTGHGCHAAMPHLGKDVVLAACQLVNQLQGIVSRETPAHQTAVLSVTQFHAGDAYNVMPETVELCGTVRCFDPELRDHLEKRFRQAIAAMATFHGLEADIDYQSRYPATFNTPAHAVRCAEVLETLPDIRQVHRDLPPSMASEDFAFMLQQRPGAYIWLGNGEDSASLHNPHYDFNDALAPIGVAYWAALARTLLGDGRQDER, encoded by the coding sequence ATGACGACCGTCACCCCCACATTATTGAGCGAATGGCGTCATGAATTTCATCGCCAACCGGAAACCGCGTTCGAGGAACAGCGCACCAGCGCACGCATCGTCGAGATTCTCGAGGACGCCGGTATCGAGAAGATCACCGGCCTCGGCGGCGGCACCGGTGTCGTCGCCTGGGTGGACGGTCGCCATGGCGGCGAGCGCGCCATCGGGTTGCGCGCCGACATCGACGCCCTGGACGTGCTCGAAGCCAACGACGTAGACCATGCCTCGAAGACGCCCGGCAAGATGCACGCCTGCGGGCACGATGGCCATACCACCATGCTGCTGGGCGCGGCCTATGCCCTGGCCGAGGCGCCCGACTTTGCCGGCCGGGTGTACTTCATCTTCCAGCCGGCGGAAGAAAACGAAGGCGGCGGACGCGTCATGGTCGAGGAAGGCCTGTTCACGCGTTTCCCAATGGAAGCCGTCTACGGCGTGCACAACTGGCCGGGCCTGTCGGTCGGCGAAGCCGCCGTCCACGACACGGCGGTCATGGCGGCCTTCGATATCTTCCGCGTGAAGCTCACGGGGCACGGCTGCCATGCCGCCATGCCGCACCTGGGCAAGGACGTGGTACTGGCAGCATGCCAACTGGTCAATCAACTGCAGGGCATCGTCAGCCGGGAAACCCCGGCGCACCAGACCGCCGTGTTGAGCGTGACCCAGTTTCACGCCGGAGATGCCTACAACGTCATGCCCGAAACGGTGGAGCTGTGCGGCACCGTGCGCTGCTTTGATCCCGAGCTGCGTGATCACCTCGAAAAGCGTTTTCGGCAGGCGATCGCGGCCATGGCCACCTTCCATGGCCTAGAGGCCGACATCGATTACCAATCGCGCTATCCGGCCACCTTCAACACCCCCGCGCACGCCGTGCGCTGTGCCGAAGTGCTGGAGACGCTGCCGGACATTCGCCAGGTTCATCGCGACCTGCCGCCTTCCATGGCATCAGAGGACTTCGCCTTCATGCTCCAGCAGCGCCCCGGCGCCTATATCTGGCTGGGCAACGGCGAGGACAGCGCGTCGCTGCACAACCCGCATTACGACTTCAACGATGCCCTGGCGCCCATCGGGGTGGCGTATTGGGCGGCGCTGGCGAGAACACTACTCGGCGACGGTAGACAAGACGAACGCTGA
- a CDS encoding DUF3100 domain-containing protein has translation MKLSLLLDWRLHVLVAVASLISEAIGIIKIPLGPGSLLLLPLFYAFIIGLLVNPHLFSATSRLVPVKLSEAAAPIILLSIMPFIARFGSTIGPAIEQIISAGPALILQELGNLGTMLIAMPFAVLVLKMGREAIGATYSIAREPNIAIISDKYGLKGPEGIGVMGVYVVGTMFGTLWFALMAGYLATLDIFDPRALAMACGVGSGSMVAACSGAIAGALPAMRDELLAFAGASNLLTYATGLYISLFIALPLAERIFKWCSGRRVAKSAGAKATVEPDLATPPSEEERPERHLGQTAIVMAVVCVVAWVSNTINGGSLLEALPGMVILYAMTMLGLLITRFAPFYLPGVAWVSLVSIAVTLPWFPGNAWIVAQLQSVSFLAIVTPVLAYAGLALSPREFTMFRQVGWKLVIVSLLVFTGTFIGSAVVAQALL, from the coding sequence AGTTTGCTGCTGTTGCCGCTGTTTTACGCCTTCATCATCGGCCTTTTGGTCAACCCTCACCTCTTTTCGGCGACCTCACGGTTGGTGCCGGTGAAGCTGAGCGAGGCGGCGGCGCCGATCATTCTGCTGTCGATCATGCCGTTTATCGCCCGGTTCGGTTCTACGATTGGCCCGGCCATCGAACAGATCATCAGCGCGGGTCCCGCCCTAATCCTTCAGGAACTGGGCAACCTGGGCACCATGCTGATCGCCATGCCGTTTGCGGTGCTCGTCCTGAAGATGGGGCGCGAGGCCATCGGCGCGACGTATTCCATCGCACGCGAGCCCAACATCGCCATCATCTCCGACAAATACGGTCTCAAGGGCCCCGAAGGCATCGGGGTCATGGGCGTCTATGTCGTGGGCACCATGTTCGGCACCCTGTGGTTCGCCCTCATGGCTGGGTATCTGGCGACGCTCGACATCTTCGATCCCCGCGCATTGGCCATGGCCTGCGGCGTGGGCAGCGGCAGCATGGTAGCGGCCTGCTCAGGCGCCATCGCCGGAGCCTTGCCGGCCATGCGGGATGAACTGCTGGCCTTCGCCGGCGCCAGCAACCTGCTGACCTATGCCACCGGCCTGTATATCTCGTTGTTCATTGCCTTGCCGCTGGCGGAGCGCATCTTCAAATGGTGTTCCGGCCGGCGCGTGGCGAAATCTGCGGGAGCCAAGGCGACGGTAGAGCCGGATCTTGCCACGCCCCCGAGCGAGGAAGAGCGCCCCGAGCGTCATCTCGGCCAGACCGCCATCGTGATGGCTGTGGTATGCGTGGTGGCCTGGGTCAGCAACACCATCAACGGTGGCTCTCTCCTGGAAGCTTTGCCGGGCATGGTGATCCTGTACGCCATGACCATGCTGGGGCTGCTCATCACGCGCTTCGCACCCTTCTATCTGCCCGGCGTGGCCTGGGTATCGCTGGTCAGTATCGCCGTGACCCTGCCCTGGTTTCCGGGCAACGCCTGGATCGTGGCACAGCTTCAATCCGTGAGCTTCCTGGCCATCGTGACGCCGGTACTCGCCTATGCGGGCCTGGCGCTCTCGCCCCGCGAGTTCACCATGTTCCGCCAGGTGGGCTGGAAGCTGGTCATCGTGTCGCTGCTGGTGTTCACGGGGACCTTCATCGGCTCGGCTGTCGTCGCTCAGGCGCTTTTGTAA